The following coding sequences are from one Limnobacter sp. SAORIC-580 window:
- a CDS encoding serine hydrolase has translation MIHKALLGSTLLALSMVFGSAVMAASGQSERANLKEAHDPLSLNSSVALVADADSLEVLYAKNPSAVVPIASITKIMTVVVTLEAGLDLDEVITITTEDIDYYKNTRSRLKPGSEFTRRELIHLALMASENRAASALGRSYPGGLAACVAQMNRRAASLRMFNTNFAETTGLSVENKSSANDLARMVLHAQRFPLIRQFSTDPQFSVQSGKGQLNFRNTNRLIKNKEWDIQVQKTGFINEAGRCLVMKAKVGDRNLVIVLLDALGSQARFADAERIREYVMAVAPSTAAYVTK, from the coding sequence ATGATCCACAAAGCATTACTTGGCTCAACACTTCTTGCTTTATCCATGGTGTTCGGCTCCGCTGTAATGGCCGCTTCCGGCCAGTCCGAGCGTGCAAACCTGAAGGAAGCTCACGATCCACTGTCTTTGAACAGCTCAGTGGCTTTGGTGGCCGACGCAGATTCCCTCGAAGTGCTGTATGCCAAGAACCCTTCTGCGGTGGTTCCAATTGCGTCGATTACCAAAATCATGACGGTTGTGGTCACGCTAGAGGCAGGGCTTGATCTTGATGAAGTGATTACCATCACCACAGAAGACATCGATTACTACAAAAACACCCGTTCACGCTTGAAGCCTGGAAGTGAGTTTACCCGTCGTGAATTGATTCATCTGGCTCTCATGGCCTCTGAGAACCGCGCTGCCTCCGCCTTGGGGCGCAGCTATCCAGGTGGTTTGGCAGCGTGCGTAGCTCAAATGAACCGCCGTGCGGCCTCCTTGCGCATGTTCAACACCAACTTTGCGGAAACCACGGGTCTTTCAGTTGAAAACAAATCAAGCGCAAACGACCTGGCTCGCATGGTTTTGCATGCCCAGCGCTTTCCTTTGATTCGCCAGTTTTCAACCGACCCCCAGTTTTCGGTGCAGTCGGGCAAGGGGCAATTGAACTTCCGAAATACCAATCGCCTGATCAAAAACAAGGAATGGGATATTCAGGTTCAAAAAACCGGCTTTATCAATGAAGCTGGGCGTTGCCTGGTGATGAAGGCCAAGGTAGGTGATCGCAACTTGGTGATCGTGTTGCTGGATGCATTGGGCTCTCAGGCCAGGTTTGCCGACGCAGAGCGTATTCGCGAATATGTAATGGCCGTGGCACCCAGCACTGCCGCATACGTGACAAAATAA
- a CDS encoding histone deacetylase family protein, whose translation MIEAFYTDEFVLPLPQGHRFPMEKYRILRDKVHASDCFIELSVPNAATPGQLALAHCPYYIERIETGNVSRHEQRDIGFPWSERMVERSRRSVGATVSAVRSALQHGASVNLAGGTHHAKRNKGGGFCVFNDLAVAARVYQTDAIAWLNTNQTRSNTLGLGNKVLVIDLDVHQGDGTAEILGGDDSVFTFSMHGEKNYPFQKEKSDLDIELPDGTGDDEYLTQLERALNQVSQRFTPNMVLYVAGLDVHQSDRLGKLALSDEGIRLRDQVVLEWVQHRNLPVAAVMAGGYFPDLEHLTDLQLGVIKRLADYGRHYQEPLKTTLNR comes from the coding sequence ATGATTGAAGCTTTTTATACCGATGAATTTGTTCTTCCATTGCCCCAAGGGCACAGATTTCCAATGGAGAAGTACCGAATTCTGCGCGATAAAGTGCATGCAAGTGATTGTTTTATAGAATTATCTGTACCGAACGCCGCAACGCCAGGGCAGTTGGCGTTGGCACATTGTCCTTACTACATTGAACGAATAGAAACCGGCAATGTTTCGAGACATGAACAACGTGACATCGGTTTTCCGTGGTCAGAACGGATGGTGGAGCGTTCCCGTCGTTCCGTGGGTGCCACAGTGTCGGCTGTTCGAAGTGCGCTGCAACACGGCGCTTCGGTCAATTTGGCAGGGGGTACGCATCACGCCAAGCGGAACAAGGGCGGCGGCTTTTGTGTGTTCAATGATTTGGCCGTGGCTGCACGCGTTTATCAAACAGACGCAATTGCCTGGTTAAACACAAATCAAACCAGATCAAATACCCTAGGCCTTGGGAATAAGGTGTTGGTGATCGATCTGGATGTGCACCAAGGAGACGGTACCGCTGAAATTTTGGGCGGTGACGACAGCGTTTTTACTTTTTCAATGCATGGCGAGAAAAATTATCCTTTTCAGAAAGAAAAAAGTGATCTGGACATCGAGCTACCTGACGGAACTGGTGATGATGAATACCTCACACAACTGGAAAGGGCATTGAACCAGGTCAGCCAACGATTTACGCCAAATATGGTGTTGTATGTGGCGGGGCTCGATGTTCACCAATCTGACCGTTTGGGCAAATTGGCCTTGAGCGATGAGGGTATTCGGCTGCGCGACCAAGTGGTGCTGGAATGGGTGCAACACCGCAATTTGCCGGTTGCCGCAGTTATGGCAGGGGGGTATTTTCCAGACCTTGAGCATTTAACCGACTTGCAACTTGGGGTAATCAAGCGCTTGGCCGACTATGGTCGACACTATCAAGAACCCCTAAAAACTACACTGAACAGGTAG
- a CDS encoding phasin family protein yields the protein MMTPEQFLDVQKANLEKILGLSQQSFSNVEKVVELNLNAVKAYMEDSVEAVKALSSAKDIQEFVAVSTSVTQPLSEKAVSYGKDLYSLSSGIASEAAKLVEEQVAENNKKFVELFESASKNAPAGSESAVALMKSAITAANTAYDSVSKATKQAVEMAEANVEAATKATIKASNTATTKARKAA from the coding sequence ATGATGACCCCCGAACAATTTCTCGACGTTCAAAAAGCCAACCTTGAAAAGATCCTGGGTCTTAGCCAGCAATCGTTCAGCAACGTTGAAAAAGTGGTTGAACTGAATCTTAACGCTGTTAAAGCTTACATGGAAGACAGTGTTGAGGCCGTGAAAGCCTTGTCCTCTGCAAAAGACATTCAAGAATTCGTTGCGGTGTCAACATCAGTGACACAACCTTTGTCAGAGAAAGCTGTGTCCTACGGCAAAGACCTGTACTCCCTGTCCTCTGGCATTGCTTCTGAAGCAGCCAAGCTGGTTGAAGAGCAAGTCGCCGAGAACAACAAAAAATTCGTTGAGCTGTTTGAGTCAGCCAGCAAGAATGCACCTGCCGGGTCAGAAAGTGCTGTCGCACTGATGAAATCAGCAATTACTGCAGCCAACACCGCTTACGACAGTGTAAGCAAGGCCACCAAACAAGCTGTTGAAATGGCAGAAGCCAACGTGGAAGCCGCAACCAAGGCAACCATCAAAGCCTCCAACACAGCCACTACAAAGGCCCGCAAAGCAGCTTAA
- a CDS encoding competence/damage-inducible protein A: MAVPKIGLIVVGDEILSGLRQDKHIPAVIERLTARGLHLSWVQMVGDDREFLTATLKRSFASDHIVLSCGGIGGTPDDHTRQAAAQALGLPIVRHEGAVELIRQRCEESGQPLDEFRLRMADFPEGASLIPNPYNRIAGFTIGQHHFVPGFPVMAWPMIEWVLDTLYPQFHHRELEYKRALLLFNTPEARITPVMEQLEAQYPDCKLYSLPSVGDNKLARHIELGVKARGDFAKKEVVSNAFTELVKVLESMNCEFELIN; encoded by the coding sequence ATGGCAGTACCTAAAATTGGCCTTATTGTAGTGGGCGACGAGATTTTGTCGGGCTTAAGGCAAGACAAACACATACCTGCCGTGATCGAGCGTTTGACCGCCCGTGGCCTGCATTTGTCTTGGGTACAAATGGTGGGTGACGACAGGGAGTTTTTAACCGCTACCTTGAAACGCTCGTTTGCCAGCGACCACATTGTTTTGAGTTGTGGGGGCATTGGCGGTACACCCGATGATCACACACGGCAAGCAGCAGCCCAGGCACTGGGCCTGCCGATTGTGCGCCACGAAGGTGCAGTGGAACTGATTCGTCAGCGTTGCGAGGAAAGCGGGCAGCCCCTGGATGAATTTCGGCTGCGCATGGCTGATTTTCCGGAAGGCGCCAGCCTGATACCCAACCCTTATAACCGCATTGCCGGCTTCACCATTGGGCAACATCACTTCGTGCCTGGTTTCCCGGTAATGGCCTGGCCGATGATTGAATGGGTGCTCGATACGCTCTACCCTCAGTTTCATCATCGGGAGCTTGAATACAAGAGGGCTTTGTTGTTGTTCAACACACCAGAAGCCCGAATAACGCCAGTGATGGAGCAACTGGAGGCCCAGTACCCCGATTGCAAGTTGTATAGCCTGCCCAGTGTAGGTGACAACAAACTGGCTCGTCATATTGAGCTTGGGGTAAAGGCAAGGGGCGATTTTGCTAAAAAAGAAGTAGTTTCGAATGCGTTTACAGAACTGGTGAAAGTTCTGGAAAGCATGAATTGCGAGTTTGAGTTAATCAATTAA
- a CDS encoding EI24 domain-containing protein, with amino-acid sequence MNNAMSILFNALVDSFRPKMLMLTLVSVAIASVFWIVIIWLSVDPLVNAATWALGYFGFDFSADAVATDAAFMGWLKVILVPLALFGLLWPIVATSAVLLAGLYVTPPVVNYLTEREFQGIEKRGDSGMVMSLWVTLKAVVIFLIAWIVTLPLWLMPGMAFVLPILLTAYLLMAVMRFDSLAGHATKLEMKEIKKRDSTSAWLIGLVCAFLSFIPPILLIMPVMSALAFTRHYMGALVQVRNNKTIDMPAIESN; translated from the coding sequence ATGAACAACGCAATGTCCATTCTTTTTAACGCGCTGGTTGATTCATTTCGCCCAAAAATGCTGATGTTGACTTTGGTGTCTGTGGCCATTGCATCGGTGTTCTGGATTGTAATTATCTGGTTGTCGGTTGATCCATTGGTCAATGCCGCGACCTGGGCACTGGGTTATTTTGGTTTTGACTTTTCCGCCGATGCAGTTGCAACCGACGCCGCATTCATGGGCTGGTTGAAAGTCATTTTGGTGCCGCTGGCCTTGTTTGGTCTGTTGTGGCCGATTGTGGCCACTTCGGCCGTGTTGCTTGCAGGTTTGTACGTTACTCCACCTGTGGTCAATTACCTGACCGAGCGAGAATTTCAGGGCATCGAAAAGAGGGGAGACTCTGGCATGGTCATGAGTCTGTGGGTGACTTTGAAAGCAGTGGTCATTTTTCTGATTGCATGGATTGTCACATTGCCTTTGTGGCTCATGCCAGGCATGGCATTTGTGTTGCCTATTTTGCTGACCGCTTATTTGCTCATGGCCGTGATGAGGTTCGATTCCTTGGCCGGGCATGCCACCAAACTGGAAATGAAAGAAATCAAAAAGCGCGACAGCACCTCCGCCTGGTTGATCGGTTTGGTGTGCGCATTTTTAAGTTTCATTCCACCAATTTTATTGATCATGCCGGTGATGTCGGCTTTGGCATTTACCCGCCATTATATGGGTGCACTCGTGCAGGTCAGAAACAACAAAACAATCGACATGCCCGCGATTGAATCCAACTAA
- the hrpA gene encoding ATP-dependent RNA helicase HrpA, translating into MLSKEQTLQPPPEIRYPEELPVSQRRAEIKHLIAANQVVIVCGETGSGKTTQLPKMCLELGRGLNGQSIVHTQPRRLAATATAKRIAQELNSEIGQWVGFKIRFQDQSNASTAVKLVTDGILLAESQTDPLFKKYDTIIIDEAHERSLNIDFLLGYLKDVLTKRPDLKLIVTSATIDAERFSKHFENAQGKPAPVIEVSGRLYPVEVRYKDPNDFDTSRRKNAPVNLADEVDEDAFQAATLDAVEELCREGQGDILMFLPGEREIRDMANFLSKNLRQSLEILPLFARLTAQEQERIFKPSGRRRIVLSTNVAETSLTVPGIRYVIDSGVARVKRYSYRNKVEMLQVERISKASANQRAGRCGRVANGVCIRLYAEADFAGRTDYTDPEILRSSLASVILRMKSLHLTEVEDFPFLQRPMGRAIADGYQLLSELNALDDAGHLTKTGRALAKLPLDPRIARMLFEASQRGCLNELLVLAAALSIQDPRDRPIDAQEAADNAQQQFDDAESDFMSFLKLWNYFIDLKQQNLTNRDMKNALQRKFLSANRLREWSEVHQQLTAMVKDQKWTLNATPATYDQIHLALMAGLLGNIGLKHETDPVYLGARSIKFSVHPGSNLFKKGGKWIMAAELVETTRLYARSVAKIQPEWIEKVGAHLVKRNHNNPHWEKGSGQAVALETGTIYGLPIYSQRRVSLARFNQADARRLMIHEGLVPGQVKTTVPFYVHNRKLVEDLEKLEHKARRQDILVDEALIAQFYDDKLPAGVYNQQTLENWAKQASKEDLAALYLNKEDLLSKKAGDITTEFYPKKLEMGGLAFDLTYHFEPGSPRDGVTLTIPLMLLNQVNPGRTEWLVPGMLKEKALLLLKSLPQKLRRHCVPVPQFAEKFAQAHFDSNLYEKPLLERLRDFVASETPARPLLSDFRIETLPPHHFMNFKLIDEHGRQLDMQRSLSALKAEWGRKAQESFKSSDVVEQVRAQVGGQAGIASPASETRKLSPNPAKSSSGSNSAFSDQPITDWSFGSLPDMLEIKRAGQTFFGYPALKDMGEHCIIEVFDEEEIARKVHLDGVLRLFNIALKEPLKYLTKNLIDFQKVAMLYMPLGSSEELQQQWIKLTLMRSALAAGLPTTQDEFNTKAQEARSRMNLIAQEIGKVLLIILNEYSALNKKLQALSKSFPECVADIQNQLNWLLPKGFLLKKPWEQLAHYPRYLKAAQIRLERVRNAVDRDKQLMKDVMDLQLHWVRASSQLKGQEDESLSQFAWQLQELRVSLFAQELRTPMPVSVKRLQKAWETMARRQQ; encoded by the coding sequence GTGTTGTCAAAAGAACAAACCCTTCAGCCCCCACCCGAAATTCGATACCCCGAAGAGCTGCCGGTTTCACAAAGGCGAGCCGAAATCAAGCATTTGATTGCAGCGAACCAGGTTGTAATCGTGTGCGGTGAAACAGGTTCGGGTAAAACCACGCAGTTGCCAAAAATGTGTCTGGAACTTGGGCGGGGCTTGAACGGGCAAAGTATTGTGCACACGCAGCCTCGTCGATTGGCGGCCACCGCCACTGCCAAGCGGATCGCGCAAGAGTTGAATTCCGAGATTGGCCAATGGGTGGGTTTCAAAATTCGGTTTCAAGACCAATCCAATGCCAGCACCGCGGTGAAGTTGGTAACCGACGGCATTTTACTGGCTGAAAGCCAAACCGACCCGCTGTTCAAGAAATACGACACCATCATTATTGACGAAGCGCACGAGCGCAGCTTGAACATCGACTTCTTGCTGGGTTATTTGAAAGATGTGCTCACCAAGCGGCCTGATTTGAAATTGATTGTGACCTCAGCCACCATCGATGCAGAGCGGTTCTCCAAGCATTTTGAAAATGCCCAAGGCAAGCCCGCTCCGGTGATCGAAGTGTCTGGTCGTTTGTACCCGGTGGAAGTGCGCTACAAAGACCCCAATGATTTTGACACCAGCAGGCGCAAGAATGCACCTGTGAACCTGGCTGATGAGGTGGATGAAGATGCCTTTCAGGCAGCCACACTCGATGCGGTAGAAGAACTTTGCCGCGAAGGGCAGGGCGACATTTTGATGTTCTTGCCAGGAGAGCGGGAAATTCGCGACATGGCAAATTTTCTCAGCAAAAACCTGAGGCAATCGCTGGAGATCTTGCCTCTGTTTGCCAGGTTGACAGCACAGGAACAGGAGCGCATTTTCAAACCCAGCGGGCGCAGGCGCATTGTGTTGTCCACCAACGTGGCTGAAACGTCGCTGACAGTACCTGGTATTCGTTATGTGATCGATTCAGGCGTGGCCCGCGTGAAGCGCTACAGCTACCGCAACAAGGTTGAAATGTTGCAGGTAGAACGAATTTCCAAGGCATCGGCCAACCAGCGGGCAGGGCGTTGCGGCCGGGTTGCCAATGGGGTCTGTATTCGCTTGTACGCCGAGGCCGACTTCGCAGGCCGTACCGATTACACAGACCCGGAAATTCTTCGATCCTCGCTGGCGTCCGTTATTTTGCGCATGAAAAGCCTGCACCTGACCGAGGTGGAAGACTTTCCCTTTCTGCAACGCCCCATGGGGCGCGCGATTGCGGACGGTTATCAATTGCTCAGTGAACTGAATGCACTGGACGATGCTGGGCACTTGACCAAAACAGGCCGGGCACTGGCCAAACTGCCGCTTGACCCCCGAATTGCCAGAATGCTGTTTGAAGCCAGTCAGCGCGGATGCCTAAACGAGTTGCTGGTGTTGGCCGCTGCCTTGTCGATTCAAGATCCACGCGACCGCCCGATTGACGCTCAAGAGGCTGCAGACAATGCCCAGCAGCAATTCGACGATGCAGAATCTGATTTCATGTCTTTTCTGAAGCTATGGAATTATTTTATTGATTTAAAACAACAAAATCTGACAAATCGTGACATGAAAAATGCGCTCCAGCGCAAGTTTCTGTCCGCGAACCGCCTGCGTGAGTGGAGTGAAGTTCATCAACAGCTTACCGCCATGGTGAAAGACCAAAAGTGGACTTTGAACGCCACACCCGCTACCTACGATCAAATTCATCTTGCACTGATGGCGGGTTTGCTGGGCAACATCGGTTTGAAGCACGAGACAGATCCGGTTTATCTCGGCGCGCGCAGCATCAAGTTTTCAGTTCATCCAGGTTCAAACCTGTTCAAAAAAGGTGGCAAATGGATCATGGCTGCCGAACTGGTTGAAACCACCCGCCTGTATGCCCGCAGTGTGGCCAAAATTCAACCCGAATGGATTGAGAAGGTGGGCGCGCATTTGGTGAAGCGTAACCACAACAATCCGCATTGGGAGAAGGGCTCTGGTCAGGCCGTAGCCCTGGAAACAGGCACTATTTATGGCTTACCCATTTACTCCCAGCGCCGTGTTAGCCTGGCAAGGTTTAATCAAGCCGATGCGCGCAGGTTGATGATTCACGAAGGCCTGGTGCCCGGACAGGTAAAAACCACCGTGCCCTTTTATGTACACAACCGCAAGCTGGTTGAAGACCTGGAAAAGCTGGAGCACAAAGCCCGCCGCCAGGATATTTTGGTGGATGAGGCGCTGATTGCGCAGTTTTATGACGACAAACTTCCGGCCGGTGTGTACAACCAGCAAACCCTGGAAAATTGGGCGAAACAAGCCAGCAAGGAAGACCTTGCAGCGCTGTACCTGAACAAGGAAGACCTGCTGAGCAAGAAAGCGGGCGACATTACCACCGAGTTTTATCCGAAAAAGCTGGAAATGGGCGGCTTGGCGTTTGACCTGACTTATCACTTTGAGCCCGGAAGCCCCCGCGATGGTGTCACACTGACCATTCCCCTGATGCTGTTGAATCAGGTAAACCCGGGCCGTACTGAATGGTTGGTACCCGGCATGTTGAAAGAAAAGGCCTTGCTGCTGTTGAAAAGTTTGCCGCAGAAGCTTCGCCGTCACTGTGTACCCGTGCCGCAATTTGCCGAAAAGTTTGCTCAAGCGCATTTCGATTCAAACTTGTATGAAAAGCCGCTTCTGGAACGCCTTCGCGATTTCGTGGCCAGTGAAACACCCGCACGGCCATTGCTCAGCGATTTCCGGATTGAAACCCTGCCGCCGCACCACTTCATGAATTTCAAGTTGATCGACGAACACGGGCGTCAACTGGACATGCAGCGCAGTTTGTCAGCCCTGAAGGCGGAATGGGGCCGCAAGGCGCAGGAAAGTTTCAAAAGCTCCGATGTAGTGGAGCAGGTGCGTGCTCAGGTAGGAGGGCAGGCGGGCATTGCTTCACCGGCCTCTGAAACACGCAAACTTTCGCCCAATCCAGCAAAGTCTTCCTCCGGCAGCAACAGTGCGTTCAGCGATCAGCCAATCACCGACTGGAGCTTTGGCAGCTTGCCCGACATGCTGGAGATCAAGCGTGCAGGTCAAACCTTCTTTGGTTATCCTGCTTTAAAAGACATGGGTGAGCATTGCATTATTGAGGTATTCGATGAAGAGGAGATTGCCCGCAAAGTACATCTGGATGGCGTGCTTCGCCTGTTCAATATTGCCCTGAAGGAGCCTTTGAAGTACCTGACCAAAAACCTGATTGATTTTCAGAAGGTAGCCATGCTGTACATGCCGCTGGGCTCATCCGAAGAACTGCAGCAGCAGTGGATCAAGCTGACTTTGATGCGAAGCGCGCTTGCAGCAGGATTGCCCACCACGCAAGACGAGTTCAACACCAAAGCGCAGGAGGCACGCAGCCGAATGAATCTGATCGCCCAGGAAATCGGGAAAGTTCTTTTGATTATTCTGAATGAATACAGTGCACTTAACAAAAAACTCCAGGCATTGTCGAAATCATTCCCTGAATGCGTTGCTGACATTCAAAACCAGTTGAACTGGTTGCTGCCCAAGGGTTTTTTGCTGAAAAAGCCGTGGGAGCAATTGGCCCATTACCCGCGTTATTTGAAAGCGGCGCAAATACGCCTTGAGCGAGTGCGCAATGCGGTTGATCGAGACAAACAGTTGATGAAAGATGTCATGGATCTTCAATTACACTGGGTCCGTGCGAGTTCACAATTGAAAGGTCAGGAAGATGAAAGCCTGAGCCAGTTTGCCTGGCAACTCCAGGAGCTGCGAGTTTCGCTGTTTGCCCAGGAACTTCGTACGCCAATGCCAGTTTCCGTCAAGCGTTTGCAAAAGGCATGGGAAACCATGGCAAGGCGACAACAATAA
- the argA gene encoding amino-acid N-acetyltransferase: MSNAPSNDDLSMNSQTFVQWLRTVAPYIHAFRGKTFVVAVDGELAYQGYLNSLAQDLSLLHAMGMRIVLVCGSRPQVEEQLALRNIQPAFHKGWRITDKGALECAKEAAGELRLDIEAAFSQGLPNTPMAHSSMRVISGNFITARPMGILDGVDLQHTGLVRKIDVTAIQMSLNSSAIVLLSTIGFSPTGEAFNLSMEDVATSTARAIKADKLIFVSQIEGIFDKSGKLLEELELDRAREIMLQEDLPELTKDYLECCILAVQGGVGRAHIVPLNLDGGVMLELFSHDGVGTMVSEENLESLRQATLDDSGGIKTLIEPLEMAGILVRRGRDRIERDIDHFTVLEHDGILWGCAAMYPYHAEGVAELACLVVHPSWQGTGDGERLLKKIEHDARKQGLKQLFVLTTQTSHFFLKRGFVVGDVDKLPIERKRLYDWNRKSQVMIKTL, encoded by the coding sequence ATGAGTAACGCTCCCAGCAACGACGACCTTTCCATGAACAGCCAAACCTTTGTTCAATGGCTGCGAACTGTTGCGCCTTACATTCATGCCTTTCGGGGTAAAACCTTCGTGGTGGCGGTCGATGGAGAGTTGGCCTATCAAGGCTATCTGAATTCATTGGCCCAGGATTTGTCGCTGTTGCATGCAATGGGCATGCGAATTGTGCTGGTGTGTGGTTCTCGCCCACAGGTTGAAGAACAATTGGCCTTGCGCAACATTCAACCCGCTTTTCACAAGGGCTGGCGAATCACCGACAAAGGCGCACTGGAGTGCGCCAAGGAAGCCGCAGGTGAACTGCGCCTGGACATTGAAGCAGCATTTTCCCAAGGCTTGCCCAACACGCCGATGGCGCATTCATCCATGCGCGTTATTTCAGGCAACTTCATCACGGCTCGCCCCATGGGTATTCTGGATGGCGTGGATTTGCAGCACACCGGCCTGGTTCGAAAAATAGATGTCACCGCCATTCAAATGAGCCTGAACAGCAGTGCGATTGTGCTGCTGTCCACGATCGGCTTCTCGCCCACGGGCGAAGCATTCAACCTGAGCATGGAAGATGTTGCAACCAGCACTGCGCGCGCAATCAAGGCGGACAAGCTGATTTTTGTCAGCCAGATTGAAGGCATCTTCGACAAAAGCGGCAAGCTGCTTGAAGAACTTGAGCTGGACCGTGCACGTGAAATCATGCTTCAGGAGGACCTGCCCGAGCTGACCAAAGACTATCTGGAGTGCTGCATTCTGGCGGTGCAAGGCGGCGTGGGACGTGCACACATTGTGCCGCTGAACCTGGATGGCGGTGTCATGCTGGAACTATTCTCGCACGATGGTGTGGGCACCATGGTTTCCGAGGAAAACCTGGAAAGTTTGCGCCAAGCGACACTGGATGATTCAGGTGGTATCAAAACCCTGATCGAACCGCTTGAAATGGCGGGAATTCTGGTGCGCCGCGGGCGCGACCGCATTGAACGTGACATCGACCATTTCACCGTTCTGGAGCACGATGGTATTTTGTGGGGCTGTGCAGCCATGTACCCCTACCATGCAGAGGGTGTGGCTGAGTTGGCTTGCCTGGTGGTGCACCCTTCATGGCAAGGCACAGGAGATGGCGAACGTTTGCTGAAAAAAATTGAACACGACGCACGCAAACAAGGCCTAAAACAGCTGTTTGTGCTGACCACACAAACATCGCATTTTTTTCTGAAGCGCGGCTTTGTGGTGGGAGATGTGGACAAACTGCCAATCGAACGCAAACGCCTTTACGACTGGAACCGGAAGTCGCAAGTCATGATTAAAACGCTGTGA
- a CDS encoding PLP-dependent transferase — MSTFKHKPAVRGPSTEIIHSKPVSSAGFSALPVPVYRGSSTFFDNTAAQRATVNPLGLDYSYGLHGNPTQYTLAKKLAEIEGATHALVCPSGLTGIALVAQACLKSGDHWLIPENVYGPVQALARSLHMDYGVEFSEYDPCNASSVAEGLRTNTTLVWTEAPGSLTFEVPDLQAIVALAKAHGARTGIDNTWAAGIAYKPFEHGFDFSVQALTKYQCGHADVLMGAVLSNNTKAFADLERKNRILGLGVSPADCDLVLRGLLTLPLRYKQQADNGLLVATALKQHPAVARVLHPEFPECPGHAFYKRDFNGFASIFSIVLKAQYSDEQACAIIDNLKLFKIAYSWGGPESLGLVVNIPDSRRRHLADEHGRCGPILRLAIGLEEPADLIADLMQALDTTNRA, encoded by the coding sequence ATGAGTACTTTCAAACACAAGCCTGCCGTGCGCGGCCCAAGCACTGAAATCATCCACTCGAAGCCGGTCAGTAGCGCGGGCTTCTCCGCGCTGCCTGTACCCGTGTACCGAGGATCCAGCACGTTTTTTGACAACACGGCAGCCCAACGCGCAACAGTAAACCCACTTGGGCTTGACTACAGTTATGGCTTGCACGGCAACCCCACGCAGTACACGCTGGCGAAAAAACTGGCTGAAATAGAGGGTGCCACCCACGCGCTGGTGTGCCCTTCCGGGCTGACCGGCATTGCACTGGTGGCCCAAGCCTGCCTGAAAAGTGGCGACCATTGGTTGATTCCGGAAAATGTGTATGGCCCCGTGCAAGCCTTGGCGAGAAGCCTGCATATGGACTATGGCGTGGAGTTTTCAGAATACGACCCCTGCAACGCAAGCAGTGTGGCGGAAGGCTTGCGCACCAACACCACACTGGTGTGGACTGAAGCACCAGGCTCACTCACTTTTGAAGTGCCCGATTTACAAGCCATTGTAGCCCTTGCGAAAGCCCATGGTGCACGCACTGGCATCGACAACACCTGGGCGGCGGGAATTGCCTACAAACCTTTCGAGCATGGTTTTGACTTCAGTGTGCAGGCGCTGACCAAATACCAGTGTGGCCATGCCGATGTATTGATGGGTGCGGTGTTAAGCAACAACACCAAGGCATTTGCAGATTTGGAACGAAAAAACCGGATATTGGGCTTGGGTGTGTCACCCGCTGATTGCGACCTCGTGTTACGCGGCCTGCTCACGCTGCCCTTGCGCTACAAGCAGCAAGCTGACAACGGCTTGCTGGTGGCCACTGCTTTGAAGCAACACCCCGCAGTTGCGCGGGTGCTTCACCCGGAGTTTCCGGAGTGCCCAGGCCATGCGTTTTACAAACGCGACTTCAATGGCTTTGCCAGTATTTTTTCGATCGTGTTGAAAGCGCAGTACTCGGATGAACAGGCCTGCGCAATCATCGATAACCTGAAGCTGTTCAAGATTGCGTATTCATGGGGTGGGCCTGAAAGCTTGGGATTGGTGGTGAACATTCCTGACAGCCGAAGACGCCACCTTGCAGACGAGCACGGCCGCTGCGGGCCAATACTTCGTTTGGCCATTGGGCTGGAGGAGCCGGCGGATTTAATTGCTGATTTGATGCAAGCACTTGATACAACGAACCGGGCTTAA